The following proteins are encoded in a genomic region of Cygnus olor isolate bCygOlo1 chromosome 23, bCygOlo1.pri.v2, whole genome shotgun sequence:
- the TMEM200B gene encoding transmembrane protein 200B, translating to MTAESAEPNGPVREPAVGGTKPTPPPAPPRRRGRRLRRKSPPEVPVKGQLRMRSPSGAFVMVGISVVLVGMTIAVVGYWPHRGHGGAGAGAGNASTTGDMRREVAAGRPVPHSEKLKLIGPVIMGIGLFIFICANTMLYENRDMETRMLMQKGLYCMATGLPEGTGPEDADTPLAPKASPECLEGCYEVDLSLGSKWADCYGPNRLQTTAELLQRPGASPTASLLSLHMEGNLGLSSAVGALALPIIKLNNRLLDAATRGAGGPVEAAEPPAEAPPPPWALLSPSGSGVASRGQEHRGGHVIVTMEEGCPVAELGPDAQPHNPGHSKSLDLGWPGVLLVAPIKDRKNRSWPRLDHVTPGAYAKLENRGESSDQLLEPGETPRRAEPRPSSWAVGVEGGSRV from the coding sequence ATGACTGCCGAGAGCGCCGAACCCAACGGCCCCGTGCGGGAGCCGGCGGTGGGGGGCACCAAgccgaccccccccccagccccgccgcggcGCCGGGGCCGCAGGCTGCGCCGCAAGTCGCCACCGGAGGTGCCGGTGAAGGGGCAGCTCCGCATGCGCTCGCCGTCGGGAGCCTTCGTCATGGTGGGCATCTCGGTGGTCTTGGTGGGCATGACCATCGCCGTGGTGGGCTACTGGCCTCACCGGGGGCACGGGGGTGCCGGGGCGGGAGCGGGGAACGCCAGCACCACGGGGGACATGAGGAGGGAGGTGGCTGCCGGGCGCCCCGTGCCCCACAGCGAGAAGCTGAAGCTGATCGGCCCCGTCATCATGGGCATCGGgctcttcatcttcatctgcGCCAACACCATGCTCTATGAGAACAGGGACATGGAGACCCGCATGCTGATGCAGAAGGGGCTCTACTGCATGGCCACGGGTCTCCCCGAGGGGACCGGCCCTGAGGACGCGGACACCCCGCTGGCACCCAAGGCCAGCCCCGAGTGCTTGGAGGGCTGCTACGAGGTGGACCTGTCCTTGGGCAGCAAGTGGGCCGACTGCTACGGCCCCAACCGGCTGCAGACCACGGCCGAGCTCCTGCAGCGCCCGGGGGCCTCCCCGACCGcctccctgctcagcctccACATGGAGGGCAACCTCGGGCTCTCCTCCGCCGTCGGCGCCTTGGCTCTGCCCATCATCAAGCTCAACAACCGCTTGCTGGATGCAGCAAcgcggggggctgggggaccAGTGGAGGCAGCCGAGCCCCCTGCCGaagccccgccgcccccctgGGCTCTGCTGTCCCCCAGTGGCAGCGGCGTCGCGTCCCGGGGCCAGGAGCACCGTGGTGGCCACGTCATCGTCACCATGGAGGAAGGCTGCCCTGTGGCGGAGCTCGGCCCCGATGCTCAGCCCCACAACCCGGGGCACTCCAAGTCCCTGGACCTGGGCTGGCcaggggtgctgctggtggctcccATCAAGGACCGCAAGAACCGGAGCTGGCCCCGGCTCGACCACGTCACCCCGGGGGCTTACGCCAAACTGGAGAACCGGGGCGAGTCCTCGGaccagctgctggagcctggCGAGACCCCGCGCCGCGCCGAGCCCCGGCCCAGCTCCTGGGCAGTCGGGGTGGAGGGGGGCTCGCGGGTCTGA